A window of the Ipomoea triloba cultivar NCNSP0323 chromosome 14, ASM357664v1 genome harbors these coding sequences:
- the LOC116004513 gene encoding actin-depolymerizing factor 2-like, whose product MANSASGMAVHDDCKLKFLELKTKRAYRFIVFKIEEKQKQVIVEKLGEPALNYEDFTACMPANECRYAIYDFDFLTEESVPKSRIFFIAWSPDTSKVRSKMIYASSKDRFKRELDGIQVELQATDPTEMSLEVFKSRAN is encoded by the exons ATG GCTAATTCTGCTTCAGGCATGGCAGTCCATGACGACTGCAAACTGAAATTTTTGGAGTTGAAAACAAAGAGGGCTTACCGGTTTATAGTATTTAAGATTGAGGAGAAGCAAAAGCAGGTAATTGTGGAAAAGCTGGGTGAGCCTGCTCTGAACTATGAAGACTTCACTGCATGCATGCCTGCTAATGAATGCCGATATGCTatctatgattttgattttctaACAGAAGAGAGTGTTCCAAAGAGCAGGATTTTCTTTATTGCCTG GTCTCCTGATACTTCAAAGGTTAGAAGCAAAATGATTTATGCAAGCTCCAAGGACAGATTTAAGAGGGAATTGGATGGCATTCAGGTGGAGCTGCAAGCAACTGATCCAACTGAGATGTCTCTCGAAGTCTTCAAGAGCCGcgcaaattaa
- the LOC116003631 gene encoding probable histone H2A.1: MENTGKVKKGAGGRKGGGPKKKPVTRSTRAGLQFPVGRIGRYLKKGRYAERVGSGAPVYMAAVLEYLAAEVLELAGNAARDNKKNRIIPRHVLLAVRNDEELGKLLAGVTIAHGGVLPNINPVLLPKKTGSEKATKEAKSPSKATKSPKKAAA; the protein is encoded by the exons ATGGAGAACACCGGAAAAGTGAAGAAGGGCGCCGGCGGCAGGAAGGGCGGTGGGCCGAAGAAGAAGCCGGTTACTCGCTCCACCCGCGCTGGTCTTCAGTTCCCGGTGGGAAGAATCGGGAGGTACTTGAAGAAGGGCCGCTACGCCGAGCGCGTCGGGAGTGGAGCTCCGGTTTACATGGCTGCCGTTCTCGAATACTTGGCTGCTGAA GTTTTGGAGCTGGCAGGGAATGCGGCTCGGGACAACAAGAAGAACAGAATCATACCGAGGCATGTTCTGTTGGCTGTGAGGAATGATGAAGAGCTTGGGAAATTGCTTGCTGGTGTTACCATTGCTCATGGAGGTGTGTTGCCAAACATCAACCCTGTGTTGTTGCCTAAGAAGACTGGAtctgagaaggcaacaaaggaGGCGAAATCCCCATCTAAAGCTACCAAGTCCCCAAAGAAGGCTGCTGCATAG